The Branchiostoma lanceolatum isolate klBraLanc5 chromosome 10, klBraLanc5.hap2, whole genome shotgun sequence genome has a window encoding:
- the LOC136443349 gene encoding uncharacterized protein isoform X3 gives MKLWISALKNNHIPQRVLASHARTLCCYTSNHNTNFSSKSTRTRHVSNKSNFQGKQFLSANKPCRELSTSFSKETAIQNILLEENKLRTLEMIPKMRSIVTNEKVSVGAAVLVPLCTVKGVPSVLFTLRSSRLRSHQGEVSFPGGMCDSTDRDIVHTALRETEEELGIPSSSVDVWGSLKPIPDRLVKPTEKHHDCCSCAGECGRGGPCKTQAQPEGSGGSVPPVLFPPARPRPTALHHHEASP, from the exons ATGAAGCTGTGGATTTCTGCCCTCAAAAACAACCATATACCTCAGAGAGTGTTGGCTTCCCATGCCAGAACTTTGTGCTGCTATACGTCCAATCACAACACAAATTTTTCCTCAAAATCAACTCGCACAAGACATGTCTCAAACAAAAGTAATTTTCAGGGAAAACAGTTTCTTAGTGCCAATAAGCCATGCCGCGAGCTTTCGACGTCCTTCTCAAAAGAGACGGCCATTCAGAACATCCTCCTGGAGGAGAACAAGCTCAGGACGTTGGAGATGATACCGAAGATGAGGAGTATTGTGACCAATGAGAAGGTGTCAGTGGGGGCTGCAGTGCTGGTGCCGCTCTGTACGGTGAAGGGAGTTCCTTCTGTGCTGTTCACCCTCAGGTCTTCAAGGTTAAGGAGTCACCAGGGGGAAGTCAG TTTCCCGGGCGGCATGTGTGACAGTACCGACCGCGACATCGTCCACACGGCACTACGGGAGACGGAGGAGGAACTGGGCATTCCCTCCAGCTCTGTGGACGTCTGGGGATCGCTCAAGCCTATTCCTGACAGG TTAGTTAAACCTACAGAGAAACACCATGACTGTTGTAGCTGTGCTGGGGAATGTGGGAGAGGTGGACCCTGCAAAACTCAAGCTCAGCCCGAGGGAA GTGGCGGCAGTGTTCCCCCTGTCCTTTTCCCACCTGCTCGACCCCGCCCGACAGCGCTACACCACCATGAAGCGTCGCCATGA
- the LOC136443349 gene encoding mitochondrial coenzyme A diphosphatase NUDT8-like isoform X1, whose protein sequence is MKLWISALKNNHIPQRVLASHARTLCCYTSNHNTNFSSKSTRTRHVSNKSNFQGKQFLSANKPCRELSTSFSKETAIQNILLEENKLRTLEMIPKMRSIVTNEKVSVGAAVLVPLCTVKGVPSVLFTLRSSRLRSHQGEVSFPGGMCDSTDRDIVHTALRETEEELGIPSSSVDVWGSLKPIPDRLNLQRNTMTVVAVLGNVGEVDPAKLKLSPREVAAVFPLSFSHLLDPARQRYTTMKRRHDNYSYTMPVWLGGPHRVWGLTAIMLDQVLVAMATDWYRTVLRSSWRQCR, encoded by the exons ATGAAGCTGTGGATTTCTGCCCTCAAAAACAACCATATACCTCAGAGAGTGTTGGCTTCCCATGCCAGAACTTTGTGCTGCTATACGTCCAATCACAACACAAATTTTTCCTCAAAATCAACTCGCACAAGACATGTCTCAAACAAAAGTAATTTTCAGGGAAAACAGTTTCTTAGTGCCAATAAGCCATGCCGCGAGCTTTCGACGTCCTTCTCAAAAGAGACGGCCATTCAGAACATCCTCCTGGAGGAGAACAAGCTCAGGACGTTGGAGATGATACCGAAGATGAGGAGTATTGTGACCAATGAGAAGGTGTCAGTGGGGGCTGCAGTGCTGGTGCCGCTCTGTACGGTGAAGGGAGTTCCTTCTGTGCTGTTCACCCTCAGGTCTTCAAGGTTAAGGAGTCACCAGGGGGAAGTCAG TTTCCCGGGCGGCATGTGTGACAGTACCGACCGCGACATCGTCCACACGGCACTACGGGAGACGGAGGAGGAACTGGGCATTCCCTCCAGCTCTGTGGACGTCTGGGGATCGCTCAAGCCTATTCCTGACAGG TTAAACCTACAGAGAAACACCATGACTGTTGTAGCTGTGCTGGGGAATGTGGGAGAGGTGGACCCTGCAAAACTCAAGCTCAGCCCGAGGGAA GTGGCGGCAGTGTTCCCCCTGTCCTTTTCCCACCTGCTCGACCCCGCCCGACAGCGCTACACCACCATGAAGCGTCGCCATGACAACTACAGCTACACCATGCCCGTCTGGCTCGGCGGCCCGCACCGCGTCTGGGGTCTCACCGCCATCATGCTCGACCAggtgctggttgccatggcaacggactggTACAGAACGGTGCTGCGGTCCAGCTGGAGACAATGCCGGTGA
- the LOC136443350 gene encoding cilia- and flagella-associated protein 107-like produces MAQGDPRKWNMPGWRIEQRYANRVLIGNWSEERYQFEKGRYRHTSTHRLDFRDWKGHKPDITIRRAALQRNEGLPKSLVFDHHGKHYSNNMISWYDQQFNKRELDEGTLPKLRSWDSHRLAWAPEKSDYPLQGSSTNWGLYPKLQDKWRKQNETLSGEYNTIYSSSWVQHPREAMSFRKYATPKPISSHLHQPNKVNKDLTLRSVSLLRNGAAPPESAAMTGYIKPMPPTAGLQLAVGSAMGDATMERSATLA; encoded by the exons ATGGCGCAAGGAGACCCCAGAAAGTGGAACATGCCCGGCTGGAGGATAGAGCAACGCTATGCCAACAGGGTTCTCATCGGAAACTGGTCGGAAGAGAGATATCAG TTTGAGAAGGGGCGTTACCGGCACACCAGCACCCACAGACTGGACTTCAGGGACTGGAAGGGCCACAAACCCGACATCACCATCCGCAGGGCCGCGCTGCAGAGGAACGAG GGCCTTCCCAAGTCTCTCGTGTTCGACCACCACGGCAAGCACTACTCCAACAACATGATCTCCTGGTACGACCAGCAGTTCAACAAGCGGGAGCTGGACGAGGGAACTCTACCCAAGCTTCGTAGCTGGGACTCTCACCGACTCGCCTGGGCACCCGAGAAGTCAGACTACCCCCTACAAG GCAGCTCCACGAACTGGGGCCTGTACCCGAAGCTGCAGGACAAGTGGCGGAAGCAGAACGAGACTCTGTCGGGCGAGTACAACACCATCTACAGCTCCTCCTGGGTGCAGCACCCCCGGGAGGCCATGTCCTTCCGCAAGTACGCCACGCCCAAACCCATCTCCAGCCACCTGCACCAGCCAAACAAG GTGAACAAGGATCTGACGCTACGCAGCGTATCGTTGTTACGGAACGGTGCCGCGCCGCCAGAGTCGGCCGCCATGACGGGCTACATCAAACCCATGCCGCCGACCGCGGGCTTGCAGTTAGCGGTCGGATCAGCGATGGGAGACGCCACAATGGAGCGGTCGGCAACATTAGCATAA
- the LOC136443812 gene encoding glutathione S-transferase kappa 1-like: MAALRSRKVVELFYDVISPYSWVAFEVLCRYQTRWNIDLQLRPFFIGGVFKETGNKPPALLAAKYTYAQHDLRRLADFYRIPVKMPPMERLMRRENVNSNRLLTAVTLDCPEHLESLSRELWMRVMARDQDITEQTSLETAATSAGIPSDRTPQLLSRIRDDDVKAALKDTTNQALAYGAFGAPTIVAHVEGTPVMLWGSDRFPLLAHLLGERWEGPLRELAK; the protein is encoded by the exons atggcggccctcCGTTCACGAAAAGTTGTGGAGCTGTTTTACGATGTGATTTCGCCGTACTCCTGGGTCGCCTTTGAG GTACTTTGCAGGTACCAAACGAGGTGGAACATAGACCTGCAGCTCCGGCCCTTCTTCATAGGGGGCGTCTTTAAGGAGACCG GTAACAAACCCCCAGCTCTACTGGCGGCTAAATACACCTATGCCCAACACGATCTGAGAAGACTAGCGGACTTTTACAGG ATCCCTGTGAAGATGCCGCCCATGGAGAGGCTGATGCGGAGAGAGAACGTGAACTCCAACCGCCTGCTGACCGCCGTGACCTTGGACTGCCCGGAACACCTGGAGAGTCTGTCCAG AGAACTCTGGATGCGGGTGATGGCACGTGACCAAGACATCACCGAACAAACTAGTCTAGAAACCGCAGCCACCTCTGCAGGCATCCCTTCAGACAGGACCCCACAGCTCCTCAGTAGAATCCGTGATGACGACGTGAAGGCTGCGCTGAAGGACACGACTAATCAGGCGCTGGCGTACGGGGCCTTTGGTGCCCCGACCATAGTGGCACACGTAGAGGGGACTCCCGTCATGCTCTGGGGGTCGGACAGGTTTCCGCTGTTGGCGCACTTGCTGGGGGAACGGTGGGAGGGGCCGCTTAGAGAACTAGCTAAATAA
- the LOC136443349 gene encoding mitochondrial coenzyme A diphosphatase NUDT8-like isoform X2: MKLWISALKNNHIPQRVLASHARTLCCYTSNHNTNFSSKSTRTRHVSNKSNFQGKQFLSANKPCRELSTSFSKETAIQNILLEENKLRTLEMIPKMRSIVTNEKVSVGAAVLVPLCTVKGVPSVLFTLRSSRLRSHQGEVSFPGGMCDSTDRDIVHTALRETEEELGIPSSSVDVWGSLKPIPDRRNTMTVVAVLGNVGEVDPAKLKLSPREVAAVFPLSFSHLLDPARQRYTTMKRRHDNYSYTMPVWLGGPHRVWGLTAIMLDQVLVAMATDWYRTVLRSSWRQCR; the protein is encoded by the exons ATGAAGCTGTGGATTTCTGCCCTCAAAAACAACCATATACCTCAGAGAGTGTTGGCTTCCCATGCCAGAACTTTGTGCTGCTATACGTCCAATCACAACACAAATTTTTCCTCAAAATCAACTCGCACAAGACATGTCTCAAACAAAAGTAATTTTCAGGGAAAACAGTTTCTTAGTGCCAATAAGCCATGCCGCGAGCTTTCGACGTCCTTCTCAAAAGAGACGGCCATTCAGAACATCCTCCTGGAGGAGAACAAGCTCAGGACGTTGGAGATGATACCGAAGATGAGGAGTATTGTGACCAATGAGAAGGTGTCAGTGGGGGCTGCAGTGCTGGTGCCGCTCTGTACGGTGAAGGGAGTTCCTTCTGTGCTGTTCACCCTCAGGTCTTCAAGGTTAAGGAGTCACCAGGGGGAAGTCAG TTTCCCGGGCGGCATGTGTGACAGTACCGACCGCGACATCGTCCACACGGCACTACGGGAGACGGAGGAGGAACTGGGCATTCCCTCCAGCTCTGTGGACGTCTGGGGATCGCTCAAGCCTATTCCTGACAGG AGAAACACCATGACTGTTGTAGCTGTGCTGGGGAATGTGGGAGAGGTGGACCCTGCAAAACTCAAGCTCAGCCCGAGGGAA GTGGCGGCAGTGTTCCCCCTGTCCTTTTCCCACCTGCTCGACCCCGCCCGACAGCGCTACACCACCATGAAGCGTCGCCATGACAACTACAGCTACACCATGCCCGTCTGGCTCGGCGGCCCGCACCGCGTCTGGGGTCTCACCGCCATCATGCTCGACCAggtgctggttgccatggcaacggactggTACAGAACGGTGCTGCGGTCCAGCTGGAGACAATGCCGGTGA